One Pyrofollis japonicus DNA window includes the following coding sequences:
- a CDS encoding 50S ribosomal protein L14e, whose protein sequence is MPAIEVGRLCVKLRGREAGRKCVIVEIIDDNFVVITGPKDVSGVKRRRANINHIEVLPEKISIEPGASDEEVKKALEEAGLLDFMKERVRVELKPGYF, encoded by the coding sequence ATGCCGGCAATAGAGGTTGGCAGGCTCTGTGTAAAGCTCCGTGGCCGCGAAGCTGGTAGGAAATGTGTAATAGTAGAAATAATTGATGATAACTTCGTTGTAATAACCGGTCCTAAGGATGTCTCTGGAGTAAAGAGAAGAAGGGCTAATATAAACCACATAGAAGTATTGCCAGAGAAAATCAGCATCGAGCCTGGTGCAAGCGACGAGGAGGTCAAGAAGGCCCTCGAGGAGGCCGGGCTCCTCGACTTTATGAAGGAAAGGGTACGCGTTGAGCTCAAGCCCGGCTATTTCTAG